One Actinoplanes missouriensis 431 DNA segment encodes these proteins:
- a CDS encoding DUF2630 family protein, which yields MDDKTVLSRIHGLVEEEHELRQQLSSGKISSDEEHARLKDLEESLDQCWDLLRRRRAARTAGNDPDAEQAHAVSEVENYLQ from the coding sequence ATGGATGACAAGACTGTGCTGAGCCGGATCCACGGCTTGGTCGAGGAGGAGCACGAGCTCCGCCAGCAGCTGAGCTCGGGCAAGATCTCCTCCGACGAGGAGCACGCCCGGCTCAAGGACCTTGAGGAATCGCTTGATCAGTGCTGGGACCTGCTTCGCCGGCGGCGGGCCGCCCGCACGGCCGGGAACGACCCGGACGCCGAGCAGGCGCACGCCGTCAGCGAGGTGGAGAACTACCTGCAGTGA
- a CDS encoding tetratricopeptide repeat protein: MGWIQKLRQAAVDGGGAGTRRAVEAAEAAGRAFRDGDAAGAAERGDAAVRMLRNLVDQRVRAAEPVLVRALDKQSGYLAALGRQDEAVALAAEAAGLARAEPEWAQLLATTLVTYATRLVRAGRLAEALEAEREATGIVEALPEPVLAQGMSDLAAGLAEAGEHAEAVVISERALAMWRTLAGRAAGRSAGRDEKAEERLGQSLSEHADRLSELGRWADAVELSAECVAYRRQTAQEQLAADLRRHAVFLERVGRDLEAIAAAEEAQRRSPASAN; the protein is encoded by the coding sequence GTGGGCTGGATACAGAAACTGCGGCAGGCTGCCGTCGACGGAGGTGGCGCGGGCACGCGCCGGGCTGTGGAGGCTGCTGAGGCGGCCGGGCGTGCGTTCCGGGATGGCGACGCGGCGGGGGCTGCCGAGCGCGGCGATGCGGCGGTGCGGATGCTGCGGAATTTGGTGGATCAGAGGGTACGGGCCGCGGAGCCCGTCCTGGTTCGGGCGCTGGACAAGCAGTCCGGCTATCTCGCCGCGCTGGGGCGGCAGGACGAGGCCGTGGCGCTCGCCGCGGAGGCCGCCGGACTGGCGCGCGCGGAGCCGGAGTGGGCGCAGCTGCTGGCCACGACGCTGGTGACCTATGCGACCCGGCTGGTGCGGGCGGGGCGGCTCGCCGAGGCGCTGGAGGCGGAACGGGAGGCCACCGGGATCGTGGAGGCGCTTCCGGAGCCGGTTCTGGCGCAGGGCATGTCGGATCTCGCGGCCGGGCTCGCCGAGGCGGGGGAGCACGCTGAGGCCGTGGTGATCAGTGAACGGGCGCTGGCGATGTGGCGGACCCTCGCCGGGCGTGCGGCGGGGCGTTCGGCCGGGCGTGACGAGAAGGCTGAGGAGCGTCTCGGGCAGTCGCTGAGCGAGCACGCCGACCGGCTGTCCGAACTGGGGCGCTGGGCGGACGCGGTGGAGCTGAGCGCGGAGTGCGTGGCCTACCGGCGGCAGACCGCTCAGGAGCAGCTCGCCGCGGACCTGCGGCGGCATGCGGTGTTCCTGGAGCGGGTCGGCCGGGACCTGGAGGCGATCGCGGCCGCCGAGGAGGCGCAACGGCGAAGCCCCGCCTCAGCGAACTGA
- the acnA gene encoding aconitate hydratase AcnA, translated as MTVASLDTFGAKSELRVGDASYEIFTIDKVKGHERLPYSLKILLENLLRTEDGANITADHINALGSWDQNADPSVEIQFTPARVLMQDFTGVPCVVDLATMREAVKDLGGDPTKVNPLAPAELVIDHSVIADLFGRADAFQRNVELEYQRNRERYQFLRWGQTAFNEFKVVPPGTGIVHQVNIEYLARTIMERNGQAYPDTVVGTDSHTTMVNGLGVLGWGVGGIEAEAAMLGQPVSMLIPRVVGFKLSGEAPAGTTATDLVLTITEMLRKHGVVSKFVEFYGPGVSAVPLANRATIGNMSPEYGSTVAIFPIDEQTIDYLRLTGRDDAQVALVEAYAKRQGLWLDPNAEPDYSEKLELDLSTIVPSLAGPKRPQDRVLLSEAKAAFRDALPNYAAPHGHADEASEESFPASDSPANGVEDEADKPHAFSAALGATGRTSKPTVVKGDDGVTYELDHGAVVIAAITSCTNTSNPQVMIGAALLAKKAVERGLTRKPWVKTTLAPGSKVVSDYYDRSGLTPYLDKIGFNLVGYGCTTCIGNSGPLPEEISAAINEADLTAVSVLSGNRNFEGRINPDVKMNYLASPPLVVAYALAGSMDIDITTEPLGTGSDGKPVYLNDIWPSSQEIDEVIAQAIGAEGFSTAYQDVFAGDQQWQSLPTPTGDTFAWAEDSTYVRKPPYFEGMAAEPAPVNDISGARVLAKLGDSVTTDHISPASSIKVDSPAGKYLAEHGVPRAEFNSYGSRRGNHEVMIRGTFANIRLRNQLVPGVEGGFTVNHLTGEQTTIYDASVAYQEAGIPLVILAGKEYGSGSSRDWAAKGTMLLGVRAVIAESYERIHRSNLIGMGVLPLQFPQGQTAESLGLTGTETFSFSGVTELNNGTTPRTVKVTTDTGVEFDAVVRIDTPGEADYYRNGGILQYVLRKMLRS; from the coding sequence ATGACGGTGGCCAGCCTCGACACCTTTGGTGCGAAGAGCGAGCTGCGCGTCGGAGACGCGAGCTACGAGATTTTCACGATCGACAAGGTGAAGGGGCACGAACGCCTGCCCTACTCCTTGAAGATCCTCCTGGAGAACCTGCTGCGCACTGAGGACGGCGCGAACATCACCGCCGACCACATCAACGCGCTCGGCAGCTGGGACCAGAACGCCGACCCGAGTGTCGAGATTCAGTTCACCCCGGCACGGGTGCTGATGCAGGACTTCACCGGCGTTCCCTGTGTCGTCGACCTCGCCACCATGCGCGAGGCCGTCAAGGACCTCGGCGGCGACCCCACCAAGGTCAACCCGCTCGCCCCGGCCGAGCTGGTCATCGACCACTCGGTCATCGCCGACCTGTTCGGCCGCGCGGACGCGTTCCAGCGCAACGTGGAGCTGGAGTACCAGCGCAACCGCGAGCGCTACCAGTTCCTGCGCTGGGGCCAGACCGCGTTCAACGAGTTCAAGGTCGTCCCGCCCGGCACCGGTATCGTGCACCAGGTCAACATCGAGTACCTGGCCCGCACGATCATGGAGCGCAACGGCCAGGCGTACCCGGACACCGTGGTCGGCACCGACTCGCACACCACGATGGTCAACGGCCTGGGCGTGCTGGGCTGGGGCGTCGGCGGCATCGAGGCCGAGGCCGCGATGCTCGGCCAGCCGGTCAGCATGCTGATCCCGCGGGTCGTCGGCTTCAAGCTGTCCGGCGAGGCGCCGGCCGGCACCACCGCCACCGACCTCGTCCTCACGATCACCGAGATGCTGCGCAAGCACGGTGTGGTCAGCAAGTTCGTCGAGTTCTACGGCCCCGGCGTGAGCGCCGTCCCGCTGGCGAACCGGGCGACCATCGGCAACATGTCGCCGGAGTACGGCTCGACCGTCGCGATCTTCCCGATCGACGAGCAGACGATTGATTACCTTCGTCTCACGGGCCGGGATGACGCCCAGGTGGCTCTGGTGGAGGCGTACGCGAAGCGGCAGGGCCTCTGGCTCGACCCGAACGCCGAGCCGGACTACTCGGAGAAGCTCGAGCTCGACCTGTCGACGATCGTCCCCTCGCTCGCCGGCCCGAAGCGCCCGCAGGACCGGGTCCTCCTCTCCGAGGCCAAGGCCGCGTTCCGCGACGCCCTCCCGAACTACGCCGCGCCGCACGGCCACGCCGACGAGGCCAGCGAGGAGTCGTTCCCGGCGTCGGACTCACCCGCCAACGGGGTCGAGGACGAGGCCGACAAGCCGCACGCCTTCAGCGCCGCGCTCGGTGCCACCGGCCGCACCTCGAAGCCCACCGTGGTCAAGGGTGACGACGGTGTGACCTACGAGCTGGACCACGGCGCGGTCGTCATCGCCGCGATCACCTCCTGCACCAACACCTCGAACCCGCAGGTCATGATCGGCGCCGCGCTGCTCGCGAAGAAGGCCGTCGAGCGTGGCCTGACCCGCAAGCCGTGGGTCAAGACCACCCTGGCCCCGGGCTCCAAGGTCGTCTCCGACTACTACGACCGGTCCGGCCTCACGCCGTACCTGGACAAGATCGGTTTCAACCTGGTCGGCTACGGCTGCACCACCTGCATCGGCAACTCCGGCCCGCTGCCCGAGGAGATCTCCGCGGCGATCAACGAGGCCGACCTGACCGCGGTCTCGGTCCTCTCCGGCAACCGGAACTTCGAGGGCCGGATCAACCCGGACGTCAAGATGAACTACCTGGCGTCCCCGCCGCTGGTCGTGGCGTACGCCCTGGCCGGCTCGATGGACATCGACATCACCACCGAGCCGCTCGGCACGGGCTCGGACGGCAAGCCGGTGTACCTCAACGACATCTGGCCGTCCTCGCAGGAGATCGACGAGGTCATCGCGCAGGCGATCGGCGCCGAGGGCTTCAGCACGGCGTACCAGGACGTCTTCGCCGGCGACCAGCAGTGGCAGTCGCTGCCGACGCCGACCGGTGACACGTTCGCGTGGGCCGAGGACTCCACCTACGTGCGGAAGCCCCCGTACTTCGAGGGCATGGCCGCCGAGCCGGCGCCGGTGAACGACATCAGCGGCGCCCGCGTCCTGGCGAAGCTCGGCGACTCGGTCACCACCGACCACATCTCGCCGGCCAGCTCGATCAAGGTGGACTCCCCGGCCGGCAAGTACCTCGCCGAGCACGGCGTCCCGCGCGCCGAGTTCAACAGCTACGGCTCGCGCCGCGGCAACCACGAGGTCATGATCCGTGGCACGTTCGCGAACATCCGGCTCCGCAACCAGCTGGTCCCGGGCGTCGAGGGCGGCTTCACGGTCAACCACCTGACCGGCGAGCAGACCACGATCTACGACGCCTCGGTCGCGTACCAGGAGGCAGGCATCCCGCTGGTCATCCTGGCCGGCAAGGAGTACGGCTCCGGCTCGTCGCGTGACTGGGCGGCCAAGGGCACCATGCTCCTCGGCGTCCGCGCGGTCATCGCCGAGAGCTACGAGCGCATCCACCGCTCCAACCTGATCGGCATGGGCGTGCTGCCGCTGCAGTTCCCGCAGGGCCAGACCGCCGAGTCGCTCGGGCTCACCGGCACCGAGACGTTCTCGTTCAGCGGTGTCACGGAGCTCAACAACGGCACCACCCCGCGCACCGTGAAGGTCACCACGGACACCGGCGTCGAGTTCGACGCGGTCGTCCGGATCGACACCCCCGGTGAGGCGGACTACTACCGCAACGGCGGCATCCTGCAGTACGTGCTGCGCAAGATGCTCCGCAGCTGA